The genomic stretch AAACGCCGTGCCGCGCGCCGCGAGCGGCGGGCGGGGGCGTGCTAGCCTCCCCGCCGTGGACCGTCCCCCGCGCACCGCGCGGAGGGGGAGAGGAGCGGCGCGTGAGCGACGAAACCCGCCCGAAACTCGAGTTGGAGCTCCCCGCGGAGACCGCGCGGGGGACGTACGCGAACCTCGCGGTCGTCAGTCACGGACGCGAGGAGGTCGTGCTGGACTTCGTCGCGGCGCTCCCGCACCACAAGCCGCAGGTCGTCTCCCGCGTCGTGCTGCCCCGCAGCCAAGCGGAGGCGCTCGCCAAGACCCTGCAACGCACCCTGGAACAGCGCGCGGCGGGCGCCGCCGCCCCGACGGCGCGCAGCGACGAGGACCCCAACTGAGGTCGCGCGCGGCTCGGCGTCGGCGAGGCGACCGGCGGGCCGGACCGCGCGCGGTTGAATGCCGCCATGCCGCTCGAAACCGTCACGGTCTTCTTCGACTACCTGTGCCCCTACGCCTGGCGGTTCTCCGAGGTCGCCGAGATCGTCCGCAAGGAGCTCGGCGTCCGCTTCGAGTGGGCGCACTTCAGCCTCTACCAGGCGAACCACGACGGGGACGACGGTTGGCAACTGTGGAACGATCCCGTGCGCGAGCGCAGCAACTCCGGCAGCCGGGGGTTGCTGCCGTTCCTCGCGTCGCTCGCCGCGAAACGCCAGGGCGACGCGGCGCACGACGTGTTCCGGCGCGAACTGTTGCGCTTGCGGCACGTCGAGCACCAGCCGTTCCACCACGCCACCGTCGTCCAGGCGGCGGAGCGCGCGGACCTGCACCCCTCGTCCTTCGAGCGCGACCTGGCCGACCCGGAGTTGCGTACGGCGTTGGCGCAGGAGCACCACGCCGCGGTGGACGCGCAGGTCGTCGCGACCCCCACCGTGGCGTTCGACGCGGGCCACGTCGCCTACGTCCGCCTGGGGGAGGTCCCGGCCGACGCGACGGAGGCCGTCGCGCTGTACCGGAGCGTGCGGGGCGTCCTGAGCGACCATCCGTACCTGGAGACCGTCCGCCGGATCCGTCCGCGCGGCAACTGAACGGACGCCCAGCGTGAACGCGCTGCTGTGGACCGCGATCGCGGCCCTCGTCGCGGTCGTCGCCGTCCGGCTGCCGCGCGCGGCGCTCCGCGCGGCGTTCACCGCCGCCCTCGCGCTCGCCGGCGTCCTGCTCGCGGTCGGGGGGCCCGACCGGGCGGCCGGCCCCTGGCTGCTGCTGCTCGCCGCGTCGGGTCTCCTTCTCCCCCAGGGGCGGCTGGCGCGCCTCGGACGCCGCGCGCCGGCGCCCGAGGGGCGCGCGACGGGCGCCGCCCGGCGCGCCCCCGGTGGGTCGGGGGCGCGCCGCACCGCCGCGGAACGCGCCCGCCGGTCGGAGGCCGCCGCCGCGTTCGGGGGGCGGGACCTGCCCGGCTACACGATCCTCGAGAAGGTCGGGGCGGGCGGCATGGCGACCGTGTACCGCGCGACGCGCGACGCGGACGGGCGCGAGGTGGCCCTGAAGATCCCGATGGAGGCGTACGCCGAGGACGAGGCGTTCCTCCGGCGCTTCCATCGCGAGGCGGAGATCGCGCAGCGGCTGGACCACCCGAACGTCGTCACGACGTTCGATCACGGCGCGGTCGCCACGCAGCACTACATGGCGATGGAGTTCGTCGAGGGGCGCAGCCTCGAGGCGCTCCTGGAGGCGGGCCCCCTGTCCGCGACGGCGTTCGCGGACGTCGCGAAACCGGTCGTGTCGGCGCTGCAGGCCATCCACGCCGCCGGGGTCGTGCACCGCGACGTCAAACCCAGCAACGTGCTGGTGGAGGGGGGCGAGCTGCGCGAGGGGCGGCCGCACGTGCCGCCCGGCGCGGTGCGCCTGATGGACTTCGGGATCGCCGGAACGACCCTCCTGTCGCGCCTCACGGTCACCGGGACGCGGGTCGGGACGCCGGTCTACATGTCGCCGGAACAGGCGCAGGGCGAGACGATGGACGCGCGCAGCGACGTCTACAGTCTAGGCCTCGTGTTCTACGAGATGCTGACCGGCGGCACCGCCTTCGAGGGCGCCTACGAGACCGTGGTGCACCAGCAGGTGCACCGCACGCCGCCCCCGCCGCGGCAACGCGTCGTGCACGTGCCCCCCGCCCTCGACGCGCTGGTGATGCGCATGATCGCCAAGGACCCCGGCGACCGCCCCGACCTGCGCGAGGTGCTCGCGGTGCTGCAGGACGAAGCGAATTGGGGGGCGGGCCTCGAGGTCGACGCGCCGTTCCGGCTGTGGACGGTCCTCGAGGTGCGCGAGGGGGTGGTGCGCACGTGGACGCCGGACGGGCGCGTCCTGGCCGGCGTCGCGGACGTCGGTCCGGACACGCTGTCGAGCGTCCCCCGCGACCTGGCGGTCGACGCCCACGGCCGGGCGTACCTGCTGCGGCACGAACGGCGGGCGGTGGGGGGCGGCGCGGCGGACCACGCCGTCGTCGTCCTCGACGAGGGCGGCGCGACGCAGGGGCTGCGCGTCCCGATCGGCGCGGACCCCGACGCGGTCGCGCGTCCCGACCGCGTCGCGGTGACCGCCGACGGGGAGGTCCGCGTCCTGGACGCCGCGGCGGCGCGGGTGGTGCGCTACGCGCCCGACGGCGCGCCGGCCGGCGCGTTCGCGCTGCAGGGGACGCCGCACGCCCCCGCGACGTTGCAGGCGACGGCGGACGGCGGGACGCTGCTGTTCGACCCCGGCCGGCGCGACGTGCAGCGCTACGCGGCGGACGGGCGCTTCGTGACGCGGTGGGCGTTCCGGGTGGAGGAGGGCGGCGACGAACGCCGCGAGCTCGACGGGGCGTACGAGGCGGAGGACGGCACCCTCTACGTCGGGGACGCCACCGCGGGCCGCATCCGCAGCGTCCGCGACGACGGTCGCTTGGGGCGGACCTACCGCTTCGAGCCGCGCCGCGGCGAATCCCGCGCCGGCGTCCTCGACCTCGCGGTCGACGGCGACGGTCGCTTGTACGCCGGCCGCCGCGGGGGGACGGTGGTGCGGCGCTTCGCGGCGGACGGGACGCTGGAGGCGACGCTCGACCTGCACGCGCCGCTCGTGCGTCTCGTCGGGGCGCGCCGCCCGACCTGAGCGCGGCGGGGCGTCAGAGCAGGCCGAGCCCCCGAACGATCGCTTGGAAGATCCCCAGGAAGAACCCCTGCAGCACGCCGATCACGCCGGTGTAGGACAACACCAGGAACACGACGAGGAAGCCGAGGATGCCGAACTGGCGGAGTTGCTCCACGAGCTGCCGGACGCTGCGGTTGCCCCACGCGAGCGCCGCCATGGCGCCGTCGAGCGGGAAGACGGGGAACAGGTTGATGACGGCGTGCAGGACCGCGTACGAGCTGGCGATCAGGAACGCGCGGTACAGGTCCGGCGAGCCGGCCGCCAACAGAATCGAGCCCACCAGGACGCTCACGAACCCCACGATCAGGTAGGCGAGCGGGCCGGCGTACCAGGCGAGCGCTTCGCTGCGGCCGCGACCGCGGTAGTTGCGGCTCTGGATCGGCACCATCTTCGGCCAGCCGAACCCCAGCACGAACAACAGGATCACGCCCAACGGCTCGAGCTGCTGTTGCGGTTCGAACGTCCCGAAGCCGGCGAGCTTCGGGCGGGCGTCCCCGAGCCGCGCGGCGACCCACGTTTGGAACACGTTGTGGAACATCAGCGCGAACACCATCACGATGGCGCTGATCACCAGGGTGGTGGTGTCGGTCAGGTTGTTGAGGATCACGTCGGGTCGGTCCGCCTTTCGTCACCGGGCGGAGGGCCGCCCGCGAACGCGTCGTCGTCGCTGCCGGGGTTCGGGTCGCCGTCCGGGGTGGCGTCCGCCACCCACCGTTCGGCGAGGGCCCGTTCCTCCTCGAAGGTGCGCACCTCCCGGCGGCGTCGCGCGGCGGCGACCGCGCCGAGGATGCGCCCCACCTCGGGGCCGGGCGCCACCCCCAACTCTAGCAGGTCGCGCCCCCGCAGCCGCCGGCGCCCTGCGAGGCTCTCGAACGTCCGCACGGCGGTCGCGAGGTCGCCCCCCACCGCCTCCAGGACCGCCCGCCCGGGGCGCCCCATCGCCTCCAGCGGCGCGTCGTCCGGGTCCGCCGCCCCCGACCGGATGCGCCGCACCGCGGCGGCGGCGTCCGCGCGGCGGGTGGGGACGTGGAACCGCGCGACGAACGCGCGGGCGTCCGCGTCGGGCTGGGCCGCCAGCAGCGTCACCAGGTACGCCGCGGCGGGCACGTCCCGTCCCTCGCTCCGCAACGCGTCGAGCGCCGCGACGGCGTCCGCGGGGTGCGGTAGGCCGTACAGCGCGGCAAGCGCCCCGAGGTCGGCCAGGACCCGAAGCGCGCGGGCGGGACGCTCCTCGCGCAGCGTCGCGAGGAGTTCCGCGCGGAGGCGGTCGGCGCTGACGGTCGCGCCCCGCCCCTCCGCCAACGCATCGCGGGCCTGCGCGTCGGCGTCCGCGGCG from Trueperaceae bacterium encodes the following:
- a CDS encoding DUF3467 domain-containing protein, with amino-acid sequence MSDETRPKLELELPAETARGTYANLAVVSHGREEVVLDFVAALPHHKPQVVSRVVLPRSQAEALAKTLQRTLEQRAAGAAAPTARSDEDPN
- a CDS encoding DsbA family protein, with protein sequence MPLETVTVFFDYLCPYAWRFSEVAEIVRKELGVRFEWAHFSLYQANHDGDDGWQLWNDPVRERSNSGSRGLLPFLASLAAKRQGDAAHDVFRRELLRLRHVEHQPFHHATVVQAAERADLHPSSFERDLADPELRTALAQEHHAAVDAQVVATPTVAFDAGHVAYVRLGEVPADATEAVALYRSVRGVLSDHPYLETVRRIRPRGN
- a CDS encoding serine/threonine-protein kinase; protein product: MNALLWTAIAALVAVVAVRLPRAALRAAFTAALALAGVLLAVGGPDRAAGPWLLLLAASGLLLPQGRLARLGRRAPAPEGRATGAARRAPGGSGARRTAAERARRSEAAAAFGGRDLPGYTILEKVGAGGMATVYRATRDADGREVALKIPMEAYAEDEAFLRRFHREAEIAQRLDHPNVVTTFDHGAVATQHYMAMEFVEGRSLEALLEAGPLSATAFADVAKPVVSALQAIHAAGVVHRDVKPSNVLVEGGELREGRPHVPPGAVRLMDFGIAGTTLLSRLTVTGTRVGTPVYMSPEQAQGETMDARSDVYSLGLVFYEMLTGGTAFEGAYETVVHQQVHRTPPPPRQRVVHVPPALDALVMRMIAKDPGDRPDLREVLAVLQDEANWGAGLEVDAPFRLWTVLEVREGVVRTWTPDGRVLAGVADVGPDTLSSVPRDLAVDAHGRAYLLRHERRAVGGGAADHAVVVLDEGGATQGLRVPIGADPDAVARPDRVAVTADGEVRVLDAAAARVVRYAPDGAPAGAFALQGTPHAPATLQATADGGTLLFDPGRRDVQRYAADGRFVTRWAFRVEEGGDERRELDGAYEAEDGTLYVGDATAGRIRSVRDDGRLGRTYRFEPRRGESRAGVLDLAVDGDGRLYAGRRGGTVVRRFAADGTLEATLDLHAPLVRLVGARRPT
- a CDS encoding site-2 protease family protein, which codes for MILNNLTDTTTLVISAIVMVFALMFHNVFQTWVAARLGDARPKLAGFGTFEPQQQLEPLGVILLFVLGFGWPKMVPIQSRNYRGRGRSEALAWYAGPLAYLIVGFVSVLVGSILLAAGSPDLYRAFLIASSYAVLHAVINLFPVFPLDGAMAALAWGNRSVRQLVEQLRQFGILGFLVVFLVLSYTGVIGVLQGFFLGIFQAIVRGLGLL